A single window of Debaryomyces hansenii CBS767 chromosome F complete sequence DNA harbors:
- a CDS encoding DEHA2F21076p (similar to uniprot|P53946 Saccharomyces cerevisiae YNL059C ARP5 Nuclear actin-related protein involved in chromatin remodeling), with product MSSNSSANKPREEEFPPQKIYPLKDFEAPAEPEPFYHNYQQGVPIALDIGTSSFKVGLTNANVPNNVFPAVVARYRDRKALKTLTIVGNDVYRDQSLRSSSRTPYDGPLVTNWDYVECMLDYSFEHLGVHSDNGRLNNPVIMTEPVACPMSQRKNMYELLFEAYQAPKVTFGIDSLFSYYANSATNTANGVVIGTGHESTHVIPVSQGKGILSQTKRIDWGGDQSSQFIQRLLSLKYPYFPTKLTSQNTTNIFYDHCYVSKDYQEELSNYLNMDFLNEHDVVLQAPVDVSVPAEKKKSAEELAKQTQKRREQGKRLQEQAQQKRVEKLVQKEQELEYYTNIKSEFESTSPKEVQQKLEAEGFEDLNDFNKYVTNLDKSLKRTRNQDIGDNQDEGDEPGNSWPLVDIPDDQLSEDQIKEKRKQRLMKANFDARERAKEIKRQEEESLAKFEKEQEEWRERDLEDWCTVKRQELGQIYGRMKERTKLLNSMKDRKSMAAQQRMKNIADLANDETGSTSSASRKRRRNANSTIDNDPNDTFGANDDDWSVYRDISNATLEEEQEEDNAAILKLEEQLLKYDPNFHHEDTLAASQTFDWKNSTLHKFIHGPRQNITISMQTEISDPDELANHPEIIKKNHQLHFNIERIRVPEILFQPSIAGLDQAGVAELSSDLLYRRLDGNFSSNGQSHSMIQDVFITGGLAKLPNFVERTTKDFTAFLPVGAPLKVRKAKDPILDAWKGMQKWSQSEECESSYVSKEEYEELGPEYIKEHGLGNACLM from the coding sequence ATGAGTTCAAATAGTTCTGCTAACAAGCCACGAGAAGAGGAGTTTCCACCGCAAAAAATATACCCTTTAAAGGATTTTGAAGCGCCTGCTGAGCCAGAGCCATTCTACcataattatcaacaaGGAGTACCAATTGCATTGGATATCGGCACGTCGTCGTTTAAGGTAGGATTAACTAATGCTAATGTACCGAATAATGTGTTCCCAGCCGTTGTAGCTCGGTATAGGGATCGTAAGGCGTTGAAAACGTTGACGATTGTTGGGAACGATGTATATAGAGATCAGTCGCTCAGATCGTCACTGAGGACGCCATACGACGGTCCGCTCGTCACAAACTGGGATTACGTGGAGTGTATGCTTGATTATTCTTTTGAGCACTTGGGGGTCCACAGTGACAACGGGAGATTGAATAATCCGGTGATTATGACCGAGCCAGTGGCCTGTCCAATGAGCCAGAGAAAAAATATGTACGAATTGCTTTTTGAAGCGTACCAGGCACCAAAGGTGACGTTTGGAATTGATTCGTTGTTTTCGTATTACGCCAATTCTGCCACCAATACCGCCAACGGGGTTGTCATCGGCACGGGGCACGAACTGACCCACGTTATTCCTGTTTCTCAAGGTAAGGGAATATTGCTGCAGACAAAAAGAATAGATTGGGGTGGTGATCAGTCGCTGCAGTTTATTCAAAGGTTATTGTCATTGAAGTATCCGTACTTCCCCACAAAGTTAACGTCTCAGAACACCACCAATATATTTTACGATCATTGTTACGTCCTGAAAGACtaccaagaagaattatcaaaCTATCTTAATATGGACTTCTTAAACGAACACGATGTTGTTCTTCAGGCGCCAGTAGACGTCTCAGTGCCAGCAGAAAAAAAGAAGTCCGCCGAAGAGTTGGCAAAACAAACccaaaaaagaagagaacaGGGTAAGAGGTTGCAAGAACAAGCCCAGCAGAAAAGAGTCGAAAAGCTCGTGcaaaaagaacaagaattagaatattatacaaatatCAAGCTGGAATTTGAAAGTACATCGCCCAAGGAAGTTCAACAAAAATTGGAGGCAGAAGGGTTTGAAGACTTGAATGATTTTAACAAATATGTTACAAACTTGgataaatctttgaaaagAACTCGTAATCAAGATATTGGTGATAACCAAGATGAAGGGGATGAGCCAGGTAACTCGTGGCCTCTAGTTGATATTCCTGATGACCAATTATCAGAAGatcaaattaaagaaaagagaaaacAAAGACTTATGAAGGCTAATTTCGATGCGCGTGAACGTGCAAAGGAAATTAAAAGACAAGAAGAGGAATCGTTAGCCAAATTTGAGAaggaacaagaagaatggCGTGAAAGGGATTTGGAAGATTGGTGTACTGTGAAGAGACAAGAGCTAGGTCAAATATACGGTAGAATGAAAGAGAGGactaaattattgaactCTATGAAAGATAGGAAGTCAATGGCAGCTCAACAACgtatgaaaaatattgcCGACTTAGCAAACGATGAAACTGGATCAACTTCGAGCGCATCAAGAAAAAGACGTCGTAATGCAAATAGCACAATAGATAATGATCCAAATGATACTTTTGGAGCTAACGATGATGACTGGAGTGTTTATAGGGATATCAGTAATGCTACTTTAGAAGAAGagcaagaagaagataatgcAGCAATACTCAAATTAGAAgaacaattattgaaatatgatCCAAACTTTCATCATGAAGATACACTTGCAGCTTCACAAACATTTGATTGGAAGAATCTGACGTTACATAAATTCATTCATGGTCCTCGTCAAAACATTACTATATCTATGCAAACTGAAATCTCTGACCCCGATGAACTAGCCAACCACCCagaaataatcaagaagaatcaCCAATTGCATTTTAATATCGAAAGAATACGAGTCccagaaattttatttcaacCAAGTATTGCTGGTCTTGACCAAGCGGGAGTTGCTGAACTACTGAGCGATTTACTCTATAGGAGGTTAGATGGTAACTTCTCCTCTAATGGGCAATCCCATAGTATGATTCAAGATGTTTTTATTACCGGAGGTCTTGCAAAGTTACCAAATTTTGTGGAAAGAACCACCAAAGATTTTACAGCATTTTTGCCTGTAGGGGCTCCTTTAAAGGTCCGTAAAGCAAAGGACCCAATCTTAGATGCTTGGAAAGGTATGCAAAAATGGAGTCAAAGCGAAGAATGTGAAAGCAGTTATGTTTCTAAAGAAGAGTATGAAGAACTT
- a CDS encoding DEHA2F21098p (similar to uniprot|P17555 Saccharomyces cerevisiae YNL138W SRV2 Adenylyl cyclase-associated protein), translating into MSSEENQFNVQGYNIVTMLKRLEAATSRLEDISIFQTDNRSDGQSMRSVGQGQGAAAAGQSVQKNEAKAVEGGEQEETVPKSVVEFKHFIEKSIIPFVKSSQAIDDLVGKAAETFEQAFQDQLQFLSIVAKSKKPEMSDPAFMEVLKPINEKIEQINQVKDSNRGSQFYNHLCTICEGAPVLGWVVGDTPMSLIPEFKDSSHFWSNRVMKEYKEKDQRHVTWVSQFLNIFEALKVYVKEFHTTGPSWNNGNGKPLGDVLASAKGVGAPSGGAPPPPPPPPPAGIFDTDNSQNSQSSAPAGGMNAVFADLNRGENITSGLKKVEKSEMTHKNPSLRQAAPPVSKKPTPPKKPSSLSSSSNLAEPKKKPAKMELVDGTKWIIENFTEADVPSQQPLVVEAEMQQSVFIGNCSGITVQVKGKANAISVSETTKTGVVVDSLISGIDFIKSFKFGLQVVGTVAMISVDKSDEGSIYLSQQSIDADVQIYTSCATSLNVNVLKNEDFEELAIPEQFKHSVKNGRLVSEVVEHAG; encoded by the coding sequence ATGTCGTCGgaagaaaatcaattcaatgTTCAAGGATATAACATTGTTACAATGCTCAAAAGGTTGGAGGCAGCTACATCTAGATTAGAAGATATCAGTATCTTTCAAACTGATAATAGATCAGACGGACAATCTATGAGATCGGTTGGTCAGGGTCAAGGAGCAGCGGCGGCAGGACAATCGGTGCAAAAGAATGAAGCTAAGGCGGTCGAAGGCGGCGAGCAGGAAGAAACGGTGCCTAAGTCAGTTGTTGAGTTCAAACATTTCATTGAGAAAAGCATTATTCCATTTGTGAAGAGCTCGCAAGCGATTGACGATTTAGTGGGAAAGGCAGCAGAGACATTCGAACAGGCATTCCAGGATCAATTACAGTTTTTGAGCATTGTGGCCAAGAGTAAGAAGCCTGAGATGTCGGATCCGGCATTTATGGAGGTTTTGAAGCCAATTAACGAGAAGATCGAACAGATCAACCAGGTCAAGGATTCTAATAGGGGATCGCAGTTTTACAACCATTTATGTACCATATGTGAAGGGGCTCCGGTTTTAGGATGGGTTGTGGGTGATACGCCGATGTCGTTGATCCCAGAATTTAAGGACAGTTCGCATTTCTGGTCCAATAGGGTCATGAAGGAATACAAGGAGAAAGACCAAAGACACGTTACATGGGTGAGCCAATTCTTGAACATTTTTGAAGCATTAAAGGTGTATGTGAAGGAATTCCATACCACGGGTCCATCGTGGAACAATGGCAATGGTAAACCATTAGGTGACGTGTTAGCTAGTGCTAAGGGTGTTGGTGCTCCAAGTGGAGGTGCcccaccaccaccaccacctcCTCCTCCGGCCGGGATCTTTGATACCGATAACTCGCAAAATTCCCAGTCGTCTGCGCCAGCTGGTGGTATGAATGCTGTTTTCGCTGACTTAAACAGGGGTGAAAACATCACGTCTGGTCTCAAGAAGGTCGAAAAGTCCGAAATGACCCACAAGAATCCATCATTGAGACAAGCGGCCCCACCGGTGTCCAAGAAGCCTACACCACCCAAAAAGCCTTCGAGCTTATCGTCGAGTCTGAATCTCGCGGAGCCAAAGAAAAAGCCTGCCAAGATGGAATTGGTCGATGGCACCAAATGGATCATCGAAAACTTCACCGAAGCCGATGTCCCATCGCAGCAACCGCTCGTGGTTGAGGCCGAAATGCAACAATCGGTCTTCATTGGCAATTGCAGCGGTATCACTGTCCAGGTCAAGGGCAAGGCCAACGCCATCTCGGTGTCGGAAACCACCAAAACCGGTGTCGTTGTGGACTCGTTGATCTCGGGTATCGACTTCATCAAGTCCTTCAAGTTCGGCTTGCAAGTCGTCGGAACCGTCGCCATGATCAGTGTCGACAAGTCGGACGAGGGTAGCATATACTTGTCGCAACAGAGTATCGATGCCGATGTCCAGATCTACACCAGTTGTGCTACCTCCTTGAACGTCAACGTATTGAAGAACGAAGACTTTGAAGAGCTCGCCATCCCTGAACAGTTTAAGCACTCCGTCAAAAACGGTAGGTTGGTCAGCGAAGTCGTTGAACACGCCGGTTAG
- a CDS encoding DEHA2F21120p (highly similar to uniprot|P25491 Saccharomyces cerevisiae YNL064C YDJ1 yeast dnaJ homolog): MVKETKFYDQLGVSPSAGDTELKKAYRKAALKYHPDKNPSPEAAEKFKELSHAYEILSDEQKREVYDSYGEEGLSGAGGMGGGMGAEDIFSQFFGGGFGGMGGGASRGPARGKDIKHSISCTLEELYKGRTAKLALNKTILCKTCEGRGGKEGKIKQCSSCHGQGMKFVTRQMGPMIQRFQTVCDACQGSGDICDAKDRCTACKGKKTQTERKILQVHIDPGMKDGQRIVFSGEGDQEPGVTPGDVVFVVDEKQHEKFTRKANDLYYEAEVDLATALTGGELAFKHVSGDYIKIPITPGEVIAPGVTKVIENQGMPIYRHGGNGHMFVKFTVKFPKNNFATEAKLKELEAILPPKAKVTIPKGTEVDECELVDVDPRKHQSAGRRDAYDSDDEEGGAGPGVQCASQ; the protein is encoded by the coding sequence ATGGTTAAGGAAACAAAGTTTTACGATCAATTAGGTGTGTCGCCATCAGCTGGAGATACCGAATTAAAGAAAGCTTATAGAAAGGCTGcattgaaatatcatcCAGATAAGAATCCATCACCAGAAGCCGCTGAAAAGTTCAAGGAACTCTCACATGCTTACGAGATTCTTTCGGATGAACAGAAGAGAGAAGTGTATGATAGCTATGGTGAAGAAGGGTTATCAGGTGCCGGTGGTATGGGCGGCGGTATGGGAGCAGAAGACATCTTTTCGCAATTCTTCGGAGGAGGATTTGGCGGTATGGGTGGCGGAGCTTCCCGTGGACCAGCTAGAGGCAAGGACATCAAGCACTCGATCAGTTGTACCTTAGAAGAGTTGTACAAGGGTAGAACTGCGAAATTGGCATTGAACAAGACTATATTGTGTAAGACATGTGAAGGTCGTGGTGGTAAAGAAGGTAAGATCAAGCAGTGTTCTTCTTGTCACGGTCAAGGTATGAAGTTTGTCACAAGACAAATGGGTCCTATGATACAAAGATTCCAAACCGTTTGTGACGCTTGTCAAGGTTCTGGTGACATCTGTGACGCTAAGGACCGTTGTACCGCGTGTAAGGGTAAGAAGACTCAAACTGAACGTAAGATATTACAAGTCCACATTGATCCTGGTATGAAGGATGGCCAAAGAATCGTATTCAGCGGTGAAGGTGACCAAGAACCAGGTGTCACTCCTGGTGATGTCGTGTTTGTTGTTGACGAAAAGCAACACGAAAAGTTCACCAGAAAGGCTAACGACTTGTACTACGAAGCTGAAGTGGATTTAGCCACTGCCTTGACTGGTGGTGAACTTGCCTTCAAGCACGTTTCTGGCGACTACATCAAGATCCCAATCACCCCAGGTGAAGTTATTGCCCCAGGTGTTACCAAGGTAATTGAAAACCAAGGTATGCCAATCTACAGACACGGTGGCAACGGTCATATGTTTGTTAAATTCACCGTTAAGTTCCCAAAGAACAACTTTGCTACTGAAGCaaaattgaaggaattAGAAGCTATTTTACCTCCAAAGGCTAAGGTTACCATTCCAAAGGGTACTGAGGTTGATGAATGTGAATTGGTCGATGTTGACCCACGTAAGCATCAATCTGCTGGAAGACGTGATGCTTATGATtctgatgacgaagaaggTGGTGCCGGCCCAGGTGTCCAATGTGCATCTCAATAG
- a CDS encoding DEHA2F21142p (similar to uniprot|P53943 Saccharomyces cerevisiae YNL065W AQR1 Plasma membrane transporter of the major facilitator superfamily that confers resistance to short-chain monocarboxylic acids and quinidine) → MNKDIEKQIPSNTGSERHILKIDENKSNKEESLEIGKGREIRYSILTKAEKYGISVLLSSNGIWSSVSSSIFFPALPSLTREFDITQDVANLSIVGYLIFQGISPTILAFFSDTYGRRPCILFCVIGYLAVCIALSQTNVFWLMGVLRCAQAAAIAPMVAISTGSVGDFSKISERGKFVGLVQGIQLVGQGFGAVIGAALINSYSWRGIFVFLAIGSGSVAIISFIILPETNRAIVGNMSVPAKRMINKSPIASLPCFKARLTNDTETLLTRNLSFSSILVPFKIIIRKEVLVALIPAGFQYTVWTMTLTSLSTTLETKYKYSMIHIGICYIPSGIATVMGSIVAGRVLDWNYKRRKTAHDAKYAHLDDNERPMFNIRKVRLELCVFTTVSLICFSIIFGWCLQYRVNIAPILIAAFVISFCSVAQLSAITTLLVDMYPGQASASTSCVNFVRCILAAVGIGVLQNMVNAMGEGGTYTLMAGFCLIAEAVLYYTAYLARKKSEETSIN, encoded by the coding sequence ATGAACAAGGATATAGAAAAACAAATCCCTTCAAATACGGGATCTGAGAGgcatattttgaaaattgatGAGAATAAGCTGAATAAAGAGGAAAGCTTAGAAATAGGGAAGGGCAGAGAGATACGATACTCTATTCTTACCAAAGCAGAGAAGTATGGGATATCAGTACTATTAAGCTCGAATGGTATATGGTCCAGTGTGTCACTGTCAATTTTTTTCCCGGCCTTACCGTCTTTGACAAGGGAATTCGACATTACTCAAGATGTAGCGAACTTGTCGATTGTGGGATACTTGATATTTCAGGGAATTTCACCTACCATATTAGCATTCTTTTCTGACACTTACGGCAGAAGACcatgtattttattttgtgTGATAGGTTACCTTGCAGTATGCATAGCTCTTTCGCAGACAAATGTATTTTGGTTGATGGGGGTACTAAGGTGTGCTCAGGCTGCCGCTATTGCACCTATGGTTGCAATATCTACAGGATCTGTAGGAGACTTTAGCAAAATATCAGAGAGAGGTAAATTTGTGGGGTTAGTACAAGGAATTCAACTAGTGGGACAGGGGTTTGGCGCAGTAATAGGGGCTGCTCTTATCAATAGCTATAGCTGGAGAGGAATATTCGTATTTTTGGCAATCGGTAGTGGAAGTGTGGCCATTATTagttttattatattaccAGAAACTAATAGGGCTATAGTAGGAAATATGTCTGTTCCAGCTAAAAGAATGATTAATAAACTGCCTATCGCTTCACTCCCCTGCTTCAAAGCGAGATTGACCAATGATACTGAAACTTTGCTTACACgtaatttatcatttaGTCTGATACTTGTACCGttcaaaataatcatcaGAAAAGAGGTATTGGTAGCCTTGATTCCTGCTGGGTTCCAATATACCGTGTGGACGATGACTCTTACGTCTCTTTCAACAACTCTAGAAACGAAATACAAGTACTCAATGATACACATTGGAATATGTTATATTCCTTCTGGTATTGCAACAGTAATGGGATCAATAGTTGCAGGAAGAGTATTAGATTGGAAttataaaagaagaaaaactGCACACGATGCTAAATACGCTCATTTGGACGATAATGAAAGACCTATGTTTAATATCAGGAAAGTAAGATTGGAACTCTGCGTATTTACCACAGTATCGttaatttgtttttcaattatatttggaTGGTGTTTGCAATATAGGGTTAACATTGCACCAATATTAATAGCGGCATTTGTAATTTCGTTCTGCAGTGTCGCACAATTATCTGCAATAACTACCTTACTTGTTGATATGTATCCTGGTCAAGCATCGGCCCTGACCAGCTGTGTTAACTTTGTCAGATGTATCCTAGCTGCGGTTGGTATTGGTGTTTTGCAGAATATGGTTAACGCCATGGGCGAAGGAGGGACATACACATTAATGGCAGGCTTCTGCTTGATAGCTGAAGCTGTGCTTTATTATACTGCATATCTTGCCAGGAAGAAACTGGAAGAGACAAGCataaattag
- a CDS encoding DEHA2F21164p (weakly similar to CA4500|IPF11319 Candida albicans IPF11319), translated as MSTPSADERLVSHSGSPNRSHNLKELQLSTDSTLSRSGTNNSSNQETESDGDNRKENNNGSQKSSPTDQKILSNLKGFNIDRSAYKHYGHQSSLHGDALDKIITEAKVSTRRKSMDEISHTAQPDVKETKHANSIRWDANNRILIDQKISQILGIPSQAIDEESIWPYSAETLNEILRYKSEQERTKQETIKNNFGETAIELLKLAKSLNVSGDLIPFLFVSNTTIEELKSKINELKSDPNDMINKISKLVNTPVHYNHDQTTPSTNNGKRRYSESRLLPSFSETAESIKSANSADASPARSPNKSPTSAEFSFGEANEKEKGSPSSQNDRPVMLPVPASSYSPHHQPQPQNGVYTMFYTPGPQSSSVPPPQQSQNEQTQENGSSTATTVLGSPYSSKYPPVMYPQHQNYRAVSGPGYVPQQHPYPYYMASSPSNGPPSHQYLMHPSGAPPSGLMQPIQPSQVAYHSPEIETRRSNSAKHSQKDEETAAGHLHNKRHKVSSAAKTSSINFMITTPKNPPAKKYNNTHKDSSKDGK; from the coding sequence ATGAGTACACCACTGGCCGATGAGAGACTTGTGTCCCATTCAGGTTCACCAAACCGATCGCATAATCTCAAGGAGCTCCAACTTTCTACCGACTCGACTCTATCGCGAAGTGGAACCAACAATAGTTCAAATCAAGAAACAGAGTCAGATGGAGACAATCGAAAGGAGAATAACAATGGCTCGCAAAAGAGTTCCCCAACGGACCAAAAGATCTTGTCAAATTTAAAGGGTTTCAACATTGATCGTTCAGCTTACAAACATTATGGTCATCAGTCACTGCTTCACGGAGATGCACTTGACAAAATCATCACAGAAGCTAAAGTATCTACAAGAAGGAAGAGCATGGATGAGATTTCGCATACTGCTCAACCAGATGTGAAGGAAACTAAACATGCCAATTCTATACGTTGGGATGCCAATAACAGGATACTCATTGATCAAAAAATTTCTCAAATTTTAGGCATACCTTCTCAAGCAATCGATGAAGAGTCAATATGGCCTTACAGCGCAGAGActttaaatgaaatattgagATACAAAAGTGAACAGGAGAGGACAAAACAAGAAactattaaaaataatttcgGAGAAACTGCCATTGAGTTATTGAAGTTAGCtaaatctttaaatgtCAGTGGAGACTTAATTCCTTTCCTCTTTGTTAGTAATACGAcgattgaagaattaaaatctaaaattaatgaattgaaatcagATCCTAACGACAtgataaataaaatcagCAAACTTGTCAACACCCCGGTGCACTACAATCATGATCAAACTACCCCATCTACCAACAATGGCAAAAGAAGGTATTCTGAAAGTCGACTTTTACCATCTTTTTCAGAAACTGCAGAGAGCATAAAATCTGCTAATAGTGCTGATGCTTCTCCAGCAAGATCTCCTAATAAACTGCCCACTAGTGCTgaattttcttttggtGAAGCTaatgaaaaggaaaaagGATCTCCTTCTAGCCAGAACGATAGACCAGTTATGTTACCAGTGCCTGCTTCCAGTTATCTGCCACATCACCAACCCCAACCTCAAAATGGTGTATACACCATGTTCTACACACCGGGTCCCCAAAGCTCGTCGGTCCCTCCACCTCAACAATCCCAGAATGAACAAACTCAGGAAAATGGCTCATCTACTGCTACAACGGTGTTAGGCTCGCCCTATTCACTGAAATATCCACCAGTCATGTATCCGCAACACCAGAATTATCGTGCCGTTTCTGGGCCAGGCTACGTACCACAACAACATCCATATCCTTATTATATGGCCTCATCCCCATCCAATGGGCCACCATCCCACCAGTATTTGATGCATCCATCTGGAGCTCCACCATCTGGTTTGATGCAACCAATTCAACCTAGTCAAGTTGCATACCACTCCCCTGAAATTGAAACCAGAAGGAGCAACAGTGCAAAACATCTGCagaaagatgaagaaactgCTGCTGGCCATCTTCACAACAAAAGACACAAGGTTTCTTCAGCCGCAAAAACTTCCAGCATTAATTTCATGATCACAACTCCAAAGAATCCACCTGctaagaaatataataatacgCATAAAGATTCCAGTAAGGACGgtaaataa
- a CDS encoding DEHA2F21186p (weakly similar to uniprot|P53915 Saccharomyces cerevisiae YNL129W NRK1 Nicotinamide riboside kinase) — translation MTHNGNFQQSSIPINNTKLVLIALSGPSSSGKSTTAKALHKLFKGSKVVHLDDFYFPDDEIPVDPKTNEQNWDCSDAIDFEKFADYINGLKSNKTSTAQIDSLEDEADLQLSREEINHFSYVINSYKHVLNDKVIVFVDGFMLYHDDKISSLFDIRLFFHAKYETLKTRRESRAGYNTVGGFWVDPPEYFSRMVWPEYIKSHRHLFEKEDVNLKLNSHAKDDLELYDIQNEDLSLHDLIDLPLKIILDKLE, via the coding sequence ATGACCCATAATGgtaattttcaacaaagtTCGATACCtattaataataccaaACTTGTTTTAATTGCCTTGAGTGGACCATCGTCTTCTGGGAAGAGTACTACGGCTAAGGCACTCCATAAACTATTTAAGGGATCGAAGGTAGTGCATTTAGATGATTTCTACTTCcctgatgatgaaataccTGTTGATCCCAAGACAAATGAGCAAAATTGGGATTGTTCGGATGCAAtcgattttgaaaaattcgcTGACTATATCAACGGACTTAAGTCAAACAAAACCCTGACTGCACAAATAGACTCTTTAGAAGATGAGGCTGATCTACAATTATcaagagaagaaataaaccATTTTTCATATGTGATCAATTCATACAAGCATGTACTAAATGATAAGGTTATCGTATTCGTTGATGGATTCATGTTATATcatgatgataaaatttccAGCTTATTTGACATCCGGTTATTCTTCCACGCAAAATATGAAACATTGAAAACAAGAAGAGAGTCAAGGGCAGGATACAATACAGTAGGTGGGTTTTGGGTCGATCCACCGGAGTATTTTAGTAGAATGGTCTGGCCTGAGTATATTAAAAGTCACAGACATctatttgaaaaagaagatgtGAATTTAAAGTTAAACTCTCATGCTAAAGACGACCTAGAACTTTACGATATCCagaatgaagatttatCTCTACACGATTTGATAGACTTGCCcttaaaaataatattagataaattggaatga